Proteins found in one Solea senegalensis isolate Sse05_10M unplaced genomic scaffold, IFAPA_SoseM_1 scf7180000014907, whole genome shotgun sequence genomic segment:
- the LOC122761710 gene encoding BTB/POZ domain-containing protein 10-like — translation LPGYPTYKEKVKKRPGGRPEVIYNYVQRPFIRMSWEKEEGKSRHVDFQCVKSKSITNLAAAAADIPQDQLVVMHPGPQVDELDILPNHPPRGNHYSNNYNNEPDPDAPSPAV, via the coding sequence TTGCCAGGTTACCCCACATATAAGGAGAAGGTGAAGAAAAGACCAGGCGGTCGCCCAGAGGTCATTTACAACTACGTCCAGAGGCCTTTCATCCGCATGTCctgggagaaggaggagggtaAAAGCCGCCACGTGGACTTCCAGTGCGTTAAGTCCAAGTCCATCACCAACCTGGCTGCAGCAGCGGCAGACATCCCCCAGGACCAGCTGGTGGTGATGCACCCCGGGCCTCAAGTGGATGAACTGGACATCCTACCCAATCACCCACCGAGGGGGAATCACTAcagcaacaactacaacaacgAGCCTGATCCTGATGCACCTTCACCTGCTGTCTGA